One stretch of Pelmatolapia mariae isolate MD_Pm_ZW linkage group LG3_W, Pm_UMD_F_2, whole genome shotgun sequence DNA includes these proteins:
- the LOC134621728 gene encoding E3 ubiquitin-protein ligase TRIM39-like: MSAASNLRSEDQFLCSICLDVFTDPVSTPCGHNFCKTCISQHWDLNQSCQCPMCKETFYTRPQLRVNTFISEMVAQFRREAQQKASSSSSEQQAAKPGEVPCDVCTGTRLKALKSCLVCQTSYCQTHLEPHLTVKRLKRHQLIDAVENLEGRMCTKHDKPLELFCKTDQTCVCVLCSVLDHKNHEFVPLREEYEGKKAELEKTEAEIQQMIQKRRLKIQEITESVKMSKDAADRQKAEGVQVFTALMESVERRLKELMKEIEDKQETTEKQAEGLIKDLEQEISELMERSSEVEQLSRSEDHLHLLQSFSSLKAALPSKDWTEVKVHPPSYEGTVVRAVAQLEETVWKPMKKELFEAELQRVQQYEVDVTLDPDTANPWLILSDDGKQVYCGDVEKNLPDNPERFSYCACVLGEQSFSSGRFYFEVQVEGKTDWDLGVATESINRKGQITLRPQDGFWTVRLRNGNKYRALIGSPLPLCLHPGPEKVGVFVDYEEGLVSFYDVGAAALVYSFTGCSFTHKLHPLFGPCPNYGGKNSAPLIICPVNQTESIND, translated from the coding sequence ATGTCTGCTGCCAGCAATCTGCGATCTGAAGATCAGTTTCTGTGCTCCATCTGTCTGGATGTGTTCACTGATCCAGTCTCTACACCATGTGGACACAACTTCTGCAAAACCTGCATCAGTCAGCACTGGGACCTGAATCAGAGCTGTCAGTGTCCCATGTGTAAAGAGACTTTCTACACTAGACCTCAGCTGAGGGTCAACACCTTCATCTCTGAGATGGTTGCTCAGTTCAGACGTGAAGctcagcagaaagccagcagcagcagctcagagcaacAAGCTGCCAAACCAGGAGAAGTTCCCTGTGACGTCTGCACTGGAACCAGACTGAAGGCCCTGAAGTCCTGCCTGGTGTGTCAGACCTCCTACTGTCAGACTCACCTGGAGCCTCATCTGACAGTGAAACGTctgaaaagacatcagctgattgATGCTGTGGAGAACCTGGAAGGCAGGATGTGTACGAAGCACGATAAACCTCTGGAGCTGTTCTGTAAGACCGACCAGACATGTGTCTGCgtgctctgctctgttttagACCACAAGAACCACGAGTTTGTTCCTCTGAGAGAAGAATATGAAGGAAAGaaggcagagctggagaagacAGAGGCTGAGATTCAGCAGATGATCCAGAAGAGACGACTGAAGATTCAGGAGATCACAGAGTCGGTGAAGATGAGTAAAgatgctgcagacagacagaaagcagaaggtgTTCAGGTCTTCACTGCTCTGATGGAGTCTGTTGAGAGACGCCTGAAGGAGCTCATGAAGGAGAtcgaagacaaacaggaaacaacagagaaacaggctgaaggtctcatcaaagatctggaacaggaaatctctgagctgatggagagaagctctgaggtggagcagctctcacgctctgaagaccacctccacctcctccaaagcTTCTCCTCCCTGAAAGCTGCTCTACCCAGCAAGGACTGGACAGAGGTCAAAGTTCATCCACCATCATATGAGGGGACTGTGGTGAGAGCTGTGGCTCAGCTGGAGGAGACAGTCTGGAAACCCATGAAGAAGGAGCTGTTTGAGGCTGAGCTGCAGAGGGTGCAGCAGTATGAGGTGGATGTGACTCTGGATCCTGATACAGCAAATCCATGGCTCATCCTGTCTGATGATGGAAAACAAGTGTACTGTGGTGATGTGGAGAAGAATCTTCCAGACAACCCAGAGAGATTTTCTTACTGTGCTTGTGTTTTAGGAGAGCAGAGTTTCTCTTCAGGCAGATTTTACTTTGAGGTTCAGGTTGAAGGAAAGACTGACTGGGATTTAGGAGTGGCCACAGAGTCGATCAACAGGAAGGGACAAATCACACTGAGACCTCAGGATGGTTTCTGGACTGTGAGGCTGAGAAATGGAAATAAGTACAGAGCTCTTATTGGTTCACCACTCCCCCTCTGTCTTCATCCTGGTCCTGAGAAGGTGGGGGTGTTTGTGGATTATGAGGAGGGTCTGGTCTCCTTTTATGATGTAGGTGCTGCAGCTCTGGTCTACTCCTTTACTGGCTGCTCCTTCACTCACAAACTCCACCCATTGTTCGGTCCATGTCCTAATTATGGTGGTAAAAACTCTGCACCTCTGATCATCTGTCCTGTCAATCAAACTGAGTCGATCAACGACTGA
- the LOC134616363 gene encoding uncharacterized protein LOC134616363: MRNTQRTKPGSHLHRKCSPTFWKDWQRIFSYKAYPSDADLSDVAEALTRKHPCLRQPDSFNESYGWKLRLKTKMSNYRTQLKSHGLASELLVNTLKSKSREDPVPKPAKNNKKARRGEANYYPQTSSENPESLELERISLLTELKKRNNEKTVREKMARTFEFRRKEVVDKKPDIKNLLERWPGLFQMKEINAEFLRVTAVPLLTRFMAQLDKHSPQLLKIIRKKGGTTKAKTAIILEFLDQDADADIRRECILKSLIIYLGERVEELIKEYMISQKDEAEEELQSTTMALFVFRDNSSLLHQPRDIGIIIDGVEVLNELPSVAAGVAMVFGLCYALNMEYPRGFRFTFEALQKIMMELDFNKMTSKIRKLNCELNTAQ; encoded by the exons ATGCGGAATACACAAAGGACcaaaccaggctcacacctacATCGAAAATGTTCTCCGACATTCTGGAAAGACTGGCAGAGAATTTTCTCCTACAAGGCGTACCCCAGTGATGCAGACCTGAGTGACGTTGCGGAGGCTCTGACAAGGAAACATCCCTGCTTGAGGCAACCAGACTCCTTCAATGAGAGCTACGGATGGAAACTCAGACTAAAGACTAAGATGAGCAATTACCGCACTCAGCTTAAGTCACATGGACTTGCATCTGAGCTCTtagtaaataccctcaaatcaAAGTCACGAGAAGATCCTGTTCCCAAGCCAGCcaagaacaacaaaaaggcaAGAAGAGGTGAGGCCAATTACTATCCTCAGACCAGCAGTGAGAATCCAGAAAGCCTAGAACTAGAGCGAATATCTCTCCTGACCGAATTAAAGAAGAGAAACAATGAGAAAACTGTACGAGAGAAGATGGCCAGGACCTTCGAATTCAGGAGGAAAGAGGTTGTGGATAAGAAGCCTGACATCAAGAATCTCTTGGAAAGATGGCCAGGTCTATTTCAGATGAAAGAG ATTAATGCAGAGTTTCTGCGGGTTACTGCAGTTCCCCTGCTAACCAGATTCATGGCCCAGCTGGACAAGCACTCCCCACAGCTacttaaaataatcagaaagaaaggagggacaaccaaagcaaaaactgccaTAATCCTAGAGTTTCTTGATCAG GATGCTGATGCTGACATTAGGAGGGAGTGTATACTTAAATCTCTCATTATCTACCTTGGAGAACGTGTTGAGGAGTTGATAAAAGAATACATG ATATCCCAGAAAGATGAAGCTGAGGAAGAGCTGCAGAGTACCACCATGGCACTCTTCGTCTTCAGGGACAACTCAAGCCTCCTACATCAGCCTCGAGACATCGGGATAATCATTGATGGTGTGGAAGTCCTGAATGAGTTGCCTTCTGTGGCAGCTGGAGTGGCAATGGTCTTTGGACTCTGTTATGCTCTTAATATGGAATATCCACGAGGATTCAGGTTCACCTTTGAGGCTCTTCAAAAGATTATGATGGAGCTTGACTTTAACAAGATGACCTCTAAGATTCGCAAACTTAATTGTGAACTTAACACTGCACAGtag